The Burkholderiales bacterium sequence CGTGGTCGAACGACTCGCGCAGCATCCGCGCGACCTCGTCGTCGGACAGTCCGTACGACGGCTTCACCGCGACGGAGGCCTCGACCCCGGTCGTCTGTTCGCGCGCGGACACCGACAGCAATCCGTCCGCGTCGACCTGGAAGGTCACGCGGATCCGGGCGGCGCCGGCCCCCATCGGCGGGATACCGCGCAGTTCGAACCGCGCGAGCGAGCGGCAATCGTCGACGCGTTCGCGCTCGCCCTGCACGACGTGGATCGCCATCGCGCCCTGCCCGTCCTTCCAGGTCGTGAAGTCCTGCGCCCGCGTCACCGGGATCGTCGCGTTGCGCGGGACGATCTTCTCGGCCAGCCCGCCCATCGTCTCGATGCCGAGCGAGAGCGGGATCACGTCGAGCAGCAGCCAGTCGTCGCCGCGCGCCCGGTTGCCGGCGAGCGCGTTCGCCTGCATCGCCGCGCCGAGGGCGACGATCTCGTCGGGATTGAGGTTCGCGAGCGGCGTCTGGCCGAAGAACTCCGCGACCGCCCGCCGCACCTCGCGCATCCGCGTCGCGCCGCCGACCAGCACGACGCCGTCGAGGTCGGTGGGCTTGAGTCCCGCGTCGCGCAGCGCCCGCCGCGCGGGCGCGAGCGTCTTCTCGATCAGGTTGCGCGTGATCGACGAGAACGTCGCCGCGGTGAGCGACAGGTCGATACGCTGGCCGGTCGACAGCGTCGCCACGATCGGCGCCGCGGCATGCCCGGTGAGCATCTCCTTCGCCTCGCGCGCGCGGAGGAGGAGCGCGCGCGCGTCCTCCGGCGACGGCGGAGGGACTCGTGCGGCCTCGAGGATCCAGCAGAACACCCGGTGGTCGAAGTCGTCGCCCCCGAGCGCGGAATCGCCGTTGGTCGCGAGCACCTCGAACACGCCGCGCGAGAGCTTCAGGATCGAGATGTCGAAGGTGCCGCCACCCAGGTCGTAAACCGCGTAGGTGCCTTCCGCGCCCTGGTCGAGCCCGTAGGCGACCGCGGCCGCCGTCGGCTCGTTCAGGAGCCGCAGCACCGGAAGGCCCGCGATGCGCGCGGCGTCCTTCGTCGCCTGCCGCTGCGCGTCGTCGAAATACGCCGGGACGGTCACCACCGCCGCCTCCACCGGCCCGCCGAGCGAAGCCTCCGCGCGCATGCGGAGCGCTCGCAGCAGATCGGCGGACACTTCGACCGGGGACTTTTCGCCGGCACGCGTCGCCACGCGAACCATCCCCTGCCCGTCGACGAACCGGTACGGGAAGCGGCGGTCGTCGGCGAGGTCCGCGAGGCCGCGACCCATGTAGCGTTTCACCGAGACGAGCGTGTTCTGCGGATCGGAAGTCTGCGCCTGCACGGCGTCGTACCCGATCTCGATGCCTTCGGCGCCGTAGTGGACGATCGAGGGCACCAGCGGGCGTCCGTCCGCATCGGTCAGCACGTACGCGATGCCGTCGTCGCGCACCGACGCGACGAGCGAGTTGGTCGTGCCGAGGTCGATGCCGATCGCGCGCCGGCGCGCGCGCGGCGCCGGCGCCTCGTCCGGCTCGGCGATCTGCATCAGCGCCATGATTCGGCTCCGCGAGACACGGCCATCGCGTCCGGCACACCGTCTCCGGAACGCGGCATCGGTGCCTGGCCCGCGATCATGCGTCGACCTCGGCGAGCAGCGCGTCGACGTCCTCCGCGACCTTCCCGAGGAAGCGCAGTTCGCGCACGCGCGCACGTGCGCACGCGAGATCCGGGGGCGATTCGAGCGCCTGCGCGACCGCGGCTTCGGTCGCCGCCGCCTCGTCGCGCACTTCCGCGAGCAACCTCTCGAGTGCCTGCGTGTCGCGCGCACCGGCGGCGTCGGAAGCCAGTTCGCGCCGCTCGAGCTGGCGCTCGAGGAAGGCCGGATCGAGCGAGGTGTCCGATTCGTCGAACGCGTCGATGCCGCGCAGCGTGAGGAGGTAACGCGCGCGCTCGACCGGATCGCCGAGCGCCCGGTACGCCTCGTTCACGCGCGCGGCGGCCTGCAGCGCGAGCCGTCGCTCCGCGTCGCCCGCCGACGCGTGCCGGTCCGGGTGCACCGTCCGCTGCAGCTCACGGTACGCGCGCTCGAGCGCCGCCGGGTCGATCGCGTAGCGCACCGGCAGGCCGAAGAGCTCGAAGTGGTTGCGCGTGAAGTCCAGCACGATGCGGTGAGGAGGCAGCCGACCCCGGCGCGCGAGGCGCCGTGCCCCGCGACGCGCGACGCCCGGCCCGGGTTCAGACGTTGAAGGACTCTCCGCAGCCGCACTCGTCCTTGACGTTCGGATTGCGGAACTTGAAGCCCTCGTTCAGCCCTTCGCGCGTGAAGTCGAGCTCGGTGCCGTCGACGTAGGGCAGGCTCTTCGGGTCGACGAGCACGGTCACGCCGTGCGCCGAGAACTCGTGGTCCTCGGCCTTCCGCTCGTCGGCGAACTCGAGCTTGTAGGCGAGCCCGGAGCACCCGGAGGTCTTGACGCCGAGCCGCATCCCCACGCCCTTGCCCCGGCGCGCGAGCTGCGACGCGAGGTGCTTCGCCGCCGTTTCGGTGATGGTGATCGCCATGTCAGTCCGCCGCGGCCGTCTCGCCCGCCGGCGCGCTCTCGGTGCCGTGCTTCTTCCGGTAGTCCGCGACTGCCGCCTTGATCGCATCCTCGGCGAGGATCGAGCAGTGGATCTTCACCGGCGGCAGCGCGAGTTCCTCCGCGATCTCGGTGTTGCGGATCGACATCGCCTGGTCGAGCGTCTTGCCCTTGACCCACTCGGTCACGAGCGAGGACGACGCGATCGCCGAGCCGCAGCCGTAGGTCTTGAACTTCGCGTCCTCGATCCGCCCGTCGTCGCCGACCTTGATCTGCAGCTTCATCACGTCGCCGCACGCGGGCGCGCCGACCATGCCCGTGCCGACGGCCGAGTCGTCCTTCGCGAACGAGCCGACGTTGCGCGGATTCTCGTAGTGATCGAGTACCTTGTCGCTGTATGCCATTTTCTATGCTCCTTCCGATCGGGGAAGGGGAAAGGGAGAAGGGGGAAGGGTGAAATCGCGCCGTCCGAAGACGTCGGCAACATCGTTCGCGTATCCGAACCGCACCCTTCTCGCTTCCCCCTTCCCCCTTCCCTGGTTCAATGCGCCGCCCACTGCACCGTGCCGAGGTCGATGCCCTCCTCGTGCATCTCCCACAGCGGCGAGAGTTCGCGCAGCTTCGCGATCTTCCGCTCGAGGAGGTCGACCGTGTAGTCGATGTCCGCCGGCGTGGTGAACCGGCCGACGGTGAAACGGATCGAGCTGTGCGCGAGTTCGTCGCTGCGCCCGAGCGCCCGCAGCACGTACGACGGCTCGAGCGACGCCGACGTGCAGGCCGAGCCCGACGAGACCGCCACGTCCTTGATCGCCATGATGAGGCTCTCGCCCTCGACGAAATTGAAGCTGACGTTCAGGTTGTGCGGCACGCGGTGCGCGAGGCTGCCGTTCACGTAGACCTCGGGAATGTCGGACAGTCCCTTCCACAAGCGATCGCGCAGCGCGCGGATGCGCTCGCACTCCTCGGCCATCTCGGCCTTCGCGATGCGGAACGCCTCGCCCATGCCGACGATCTGGTGGGTCGGGAGCGTGCCGGAGCGCATGCCGCGCTCGTGTCCGCCGCCGTGCATCTGCGCCTCGATGCGCACGCGCGGCTTGCGCCGCACGAACAGCGCGCCCACGCCCTTCGGTCCGTAGGTCTTGTGCGCGGAGAAGCTCATCAGGTCGGCCTTGAGCGTCGCGAGGTCGATCGGCAGCTTGCCGGTCGCCTGCGCCGCGTCGACGTGGAAGACGATCCCCCGCTTGCGGCAGGCCTCGCCCATCGCCGCGACGTCCTGCACGACGCCGATCTCGTTGTTCACCATCATCACCGACACGACGATCGTGTCGGGACGCAGCGCGGCCTCGAACGACGCGAGCGGCACCATCCCCTCGGCGTCGACGTCGAGCCAGGTGACCTCGAAGCCCTCGCGCTCGAGTTCGCGCATCGTGTCGAGCGTCGCCTTGTGCTCGGTCTTCACCGTGACCAGGTGCCGGCCCTTGTCCTTGTAGAAGTGCGCGGCGCCCTTCAACGCGAGGTTGATCGACTCGGTCGCGCCCGAGGTCCACACGATCTCGCGCGGATCGCAGTTGACGAGCGCAGCGACGTGCCCGCGGGCCTTCTCCACCGCCTCCTCCGCCGCCCAGCCGTACGCGTGCGAACGCGACGCCGGGTTGCCGAAGTTCTCGGTGAGCCAGGGAATCATCGCCTGCGCGACGCGCGGGTCCACCGGCGTCGTCGCGGAGTAGTCGAGGTAGATCGGCAGTTTCATGGCGGCATCCGGACGTGGGAGGTTCAGGCAGCGACGGGTTCGGACGAGCGCCGGCTCGGTCGCCGATGGTCGTGCAGCACCACCGGTTCGCCGTCCGCGGGCGCGGCCTGCTGGCGCACGAGTTCGGCGAGCGTGATCGAGCCCAGGTAGGCGAAGATGTGCGCGTTGAGCCCGGACCACAACTCGTGGGTCATGCAGCGTTTGTCGTCGTGGCAGTTCTCGCGTCCGCCGCATTGCGTCGCGTCGATCGGCTCGTCGACGGCGAGGATCACGTCGGCGACCGAGATCGTGTCGCCTCCGCGCGCGAGGTTGTAACCGCCGCCCGGCCCGCGCACGCTGTCCACCAATCCCGCCCGGCGCAGCTTGCCGAACAACTGCTCCAGGTAGGAGAGCGAGATCTTCTGCCGCTCCGACACCGCCGCGAGCGTCACCGGGCCGCGCTGGCCCTGCATCGCCACGTCGATCATCGCGGTCACCGCGAACCGGCCCTTCGTCGTCAGGCGCATGGTGGGATCCTCGTTTCCGACGGATCGTCGCCGCTCGACTGCCGCGGCGAACGACCGTTCGTTGCCCAAGTCTTCGGAAGGAAATGCCCCTCCGATGTGAATTGTCCTATACCCGAATGATTTAGTCAACTATAACTGCCGCAAGTTCAACGCAGCGACCGATCGATCTGACCGGGATCGAAGCCATCGGCCAGGTTCCGATCCTCGTCGCTGGATACGCCCTGGCGCCGCAGGTCCGCGACCAGGCGGTCGAGCCTCGCATCGGTCGCGGCCGCGTGGTCGAGGAGTTTGTGGATCGCCAGGACCATCGGGTCGTCGACCTCCTTGCCGATCGCATAGGCCGAGAATCCCAGCTTGTCCGCCTGCTCCTGCCGCTGCCCGTCATCGGCCTCGTGGATGCGGGCGGGAATGCCGACGGCGGTCACTCCCGCGGGCACGTCGCGCACGACCACCGCGTTCGAGCCCACCTTCGCACCGTCTCCGACGCTGATCGGCCCGAGGATCTTCGCCCCGGCGCCCACCACGACGTTCCGCCCGAGCGTCGGGTGGCGTTTGCCCTTGTTCCACGACGTACCGCCGAGCGTGACCCCGTGGTAGAGCGTCGTGTCGTCGCCGATCTCGGCGGTCTCGCCGATCACGATCCCCATGCCGTGGTCGATGAAGACCCGCCGCCCGATCGTCGCGCCGGGGTGGATCTCGATGCCGGTGAGGAACCGACCCAGGTGCGAGACGAGCCGCGCGAACCACTTGAATCCGCCGCGCCACAGGCGGTTCGCCACGGCACGGTGCCACAGGAGCGCGTGCAGGCCCGGATAGCAGGTGAGCACCTCGAAGCGCGTGCGCGCCGCGGGGTCGCGGTCGAACACGACGGCGATGTCTTCGCGGAGGCGGTCGAACATGGGGAAATCGTCTCATATCCGATCATTTCGCTCAAGTATTCGCCGGCAGCCTCGGCGAAGCCCCTTGCTACACTGGATCGCTCCTCCCTCGACACCTCCCGAAGCGCATTCCGATGCCGGACGGCTCCGCCCCACGAGCGCAGGCCGCGGTCCACATTGCGGCGGAGCGCTGGCTGCCTGCCGGCAGTGCTCGGGCCGTGGTCGTGTTCATGCACGGCCTGGGCGAGCATCGCCGCGCGCGGCCCTACCCGCCGTTCTACCAGGCGCTGGCGGCGCGAGGATTCGCCGTGCTGGCGTTCGACCTGCGCGGCCACGGCGAGTCGCAGGGTCCGCGGTTGTACGCGCGCGACTTGGGCGTGCTGACCCGGGACCTGTCGCATGCGATCGACCTCGCCGCCGACGAGGCGGACGGTCGGCCCGTGTTCGTGATGGGCGGGAGCCTCGGAGGATTGCTCGCGCTCACTGCGGCGTTCGAACCGCACGACAGTCTCGCCGGCATCATCGCCGGCGCTCCGGCGCTCGACGCGAGCGGCGCGACCGGATTCGCACGACGGATGCTGCCGCTCCTCGGCCGGCTCGCGCCGCGCCTGCGCCTCGATCCGGGGCTCGACCTCTCGGGCATCACGCGCGATTCGCGCGCGCTCGCCCTCTACCTGGACGATCCGCGCCTGCAACTCGGGAAGATCACGCCGGGTCTCGCCCGCGCCGCGCTCGACGGCATCGAACTCGTGATGCGCCGCGCCGACGACCTCGCGGTGCCGCTCCTCCTGATGCACGGGCTCGCCGATCGCATCGTGCCGCCGGACGGCACGATCGCGCTCCACGCGATCGCCGGCGCGCGCGACAAGACGCTCAGGACCTATCCGGAGGCCTTCCACCACCTGCTCCTCGACGTGCGCGACGAGACCACGCGCGACGTGCTCGCTTGGCTCGAGGCGCGGAGCTGAACGTCGGATGGCCGCGCGGTGCGCGCGCTGCCGCGCATCGGCGCGTCCGCTACCGGAACAGCACCGCGGCCACCAGCAACACGCCGGTCGCCAGCAGGAAGACGAGCGCGTAGGCGATCGAGGCGACGGCGGACCGGACGAAGACGCCGGCCCATCGCCCGCCGTACACGACATGCATCGACACCACGAGGTAGACCACGACCCACGCGCTGAGGAGCAGGCTCGCGGGGCCGCGATCGACGACCACGCCGAGCGTGGCGGCGAGCGCGACGAACGCGTGGTTGTGCGCGCCGTAGACCAGATGCTCCGCGTAGCGCCGCGGTCGGCCCGGATAGCGCTGCGCCCTCCCGAGGTAGAGCACCTGCATCAGCAGCGCGAACACGGGGAGCATCGCCACGAGCGCGTACGGGCCGAACCGCACCATGCCCGCGACGACCGCGCGCAGTTTCTCGTCGCGGTCGAGGCGGTTGAAGCTCTCGAAGCGCCCGGCGATGCGGCGCGCCAGCGGCGAATCGATTCCGCCGATGCGAAAGTCGAGGTTCTCGTCGATCTCGAGCCTCGCGGCGCCGACCTCGAACGTGAGCGGCGCCCCCTGCACGTCGATGGCCGGTGCATTCGCGACGGCTGGCGGCGCATCGACGCGCCCGGGTTCGCCTGCCCGCGGTCTTGGCGCCGGCGCCGCCGGGGATGCGTTCGCGCCGGAATCCGCGGAGGTCGGGTTGACCGCGATCAGCACGTGCCGGTCGTCGCCGGTGATGCGGATCGCCGCGAACAGCACGATCGCGAGCACCAGCACGAGCCGCGCCGGACGCACGTACCGCGCGCGCCTGCCCGTCAGGTATTCGCGCGTGAGGTGGCCGGGACGCGTGGCGAGGAGCGCGAGCGTGCGCCACATCGTGCCGTCGAACGCGACGTAGCGGCCCGCCGCCTCGCGCATGAAGACGCCGGCCTTCGGCAACGCGAGCGTCGTCTCCTGCCCGCAGGCCGGGCACCAGGCCCCGGGCGCCTCGGCGCCGCAGTTGCGGCAGGCGGTCTCGCCCGGCGGGCGGGCGGGTTCCGCCGCGCGCGCTCGTCGCGCGAACGGCCACGCGCGCGCGCGTCGGGTCCGGGCGCTCATCTCGCCTTGCCGATCAACTGGTCGATGCGCGCGAGGATGCCGCGCAGGATGTTCACCTCCTCGCGTTCGAGGCCGCTTCGCGCGAACAGGCGACGCAGGCGCGGCATCAGCCGGCGCGGCATCTCGGGATGCAGGAAGCGCATCGCGACGAACGTGCGCTCGGCGTGCGCTGCGAGCGCCTCGACCGCCTCGCTCGTCGCCGGCGCGAAGCGCGGCGCGCGCCACGCCAGGTCGCCGAAGGCCGCGATGCGCGCCTCGTAGGCGGCGACCTGTACCGCGGCGGCGAGGTTGAGCGACGAGAACGCGGGATCGGCCGGAATCGTCGCGACCGCGGTGCAACGCGCGAGGTCGCCGTTGGAAAGGCCCGACATCTCGGTGCCGAACACGAACGCCGCTTCGCGGCCCTTGCGGATCGAGTCGATCGCGAGACTGGCCGCTTCCCGAGCGGTCAGCACGGCGCCCGCGAACGCACGCGGCCGCGCGGTGAAGCCGATCGCGCATGCGACGCCGTCGAGCGCCGCGCCCAGGTCGTCGACGACGCGGGCGCCTGCGAGCAGGGCGGTCGCGCCGGTCGCGCGAGCCGTCGCTTCGGGATCGGGAAAGCGCGCGGGAGCGACGAGCACGAGCCGCGCGAGGCCCATCGCGTGCATCGCGCGCGCGGACGCACCGATGTTCCCCGGATGGCTCGTCGCGACGAGCACGACCCCGAGGCGGTCGAGCGTGGGCACAGTGGCGTCGTCCATGGTTGAGAGGCGAACGCGCGTAGAATAACGGCATCCCCGCCTTCTTTCCGCGCGCCGCAGGCCGCCCGCGCGACCGACCCCCATGCATCCGATGCTCACGACCGCCGTCAAGGCGGCACGCCGCGCCGGCA is a genomic window containing:
- the hscA gene encoding Fe-S protein assembly chaperone HscA, which gives rise to MALMQIAEPDEAPAPRARRRAIGIDLGTTNSLVASVRDDGIAYVLTDADGRPLVPSIVHYGAEGIEIGYDAVQAQTSDPQNTLVSVKRYMGRGLADLADDRRFPYRFVDGQGMVRVATRAGEKSPVEVSADLLRALRMRAEASLGGPVEAAVVTVPAYFDDAQRQATKDAARIAGLPVLRLLNEPTAAAVAYGLDQGAEGTYAVYDLGGGTFDISILKLSRGVFEVLATNGDSALGGDDFDHRVFCWILEAARVPPPSPEDARALLLRAREAKEMLTGHAAAPIVATLSTGQRIDLSLTAATFSSITRNLIEKTLAPARRALRDAGLKPTDLDGVVLVGGATRMREVRRAVAEFFGQTPLANLNPDEIVALGAAMQANALAGNRARGDDWLLLDVIPLSLGIETMGGLAEKIVPRNATIPVTRAQDFTTWKDGQGAMAIHVVQGERERVDDCRSLARFELRGIPPMGAGAARIRVTFQVDADGLLSVSAREQTTGVEASVAVKPSYGLSDDEVARMLRESFDHAADDMAARMFAEARVEADHIAMATEAALASDADLLAPEERASIDAALAAMRAARDGTDARVLRSAVEAANRATAEFAARRMDRGVRRSLAGRAVDSIA
- the hscB gene encoding Fe-S protein assembly co-chaperone HscB produces the protein MLDFTRNHFELFGLPVRYAIDPAALERAYRELQRTVHPDRHASAGDAERRLALQAAARVNEAYRALGDPVERARYLLTLRGIDAFDESDTSLDPAFLERQLERRELASDAAGARDTQALERLLAEVRDEAAATEAAVAQALESPPDLACARARVRELRFLGKVAEDVDALLAEVDA
- the iscA gene encoding iron-sulfur cluster assembly protein IscA translates to MAITITETAAKHLASQLARRGKGVGMRLGVKTSGCSGLAYKLEFADERKAEDHEFSAHGVTVLVDPKSLPYVDGTELDFTREGLNEGFKFRNPNVKDECGCGESFNV
- the iscU gene encoding Fe-S cluster assembly scaffold IscU, which produces MAYSDKVLDHYENPRNVGSFAKDDSAVGTGMVGAPACGDVMKLQIKVGDDGRIEDAKFKTYGCGSAIASSSLVTEWVKGKTLDQAMSIRNTEIAEELALPPVKIHCSILAEDAIKAAVADYRKKHGTESAPAGETAAAD
- a CDS encoding IscS subfamily cysteine desulfurase; its protein translation is MKLPIYLDYSATTPVDPRVAQAMIPWLTENFGNPASRSHAYGWAAEEAVEKARGHVAALVNCDPREIVWTSGATESINLALKGAAHFYKDKGRHLVTVKTEHKATLDTMRELEREGFEVTWLDVDAEGMVPLASFEAALRPDTIVVSVMMVNNEIGVVQDVAAMGEACRKRGIVFHVDAAQATGKLPIDLATLKADLMSFSAHKTYGPKGVGALFVRRKPRVRIEAQMHGGGHERGMRSGTLPTHQIVGMGEAFRIAKAEMAEECERIRALRDRLWKGLSDIPEVYVNGSLAHRVPHNLNVSFNFVEGESLIMAIKDVAVSSGSACTSASLEPSYVLRALGRSDELAHSSIRFTVGRFTTPADIDYTVDLLERKIAKLRELSPLWEMHEEGIDLGTVQWAAH
- the iscR gene encoding Fe-S cluster assembly transcriptional regulator IscR, giving the protein MRLTTKGRFAVTAMIDVAMQGQRGPVTLAAVSERQKISLSYLEQLFGKLRRAGLVDSVRGPGGGYNLARGGDTISVADVILAVDEPIDATQCGGRENCHDDKRCMTHELWSGLNAHIFAYLGSITLAELVRQQAAPADGEPVVLHDHRRPSRRSSEPVAA
- the cysE gene encoding serine O-acetyltransferase; translation: MFDRLREDIAVVFDRDPAARTRFEVLTCYPGLHALLWHRAVANRLWRGGFKWFARLVSHLGRFLTGIEIHPGATIGRRVFIDHGMGIVIGETAEIGDDTTLYHGVTLGGTSWNKGKRHPTLGRNVVVGAGAKILGPISVGDGAKVGSNAVVVRDVPAGVTAVGIPARIHEADDGQRQEQADKLGFSAYAIGKEVDDPMVLAIHKLLDHAAATDARLDRLVADLRRQGVSSDEDRNLADGFDPGQIDRSLR
- a CDS encoding alpha/beta hydrolase, giving the protein MPDGSAPRAQAAVHIAAERWLPAGSARAVVVFMHGLGEHRRARPYPPFYQALAARGFAVLAFDLRGHGESQGPRLYARDLGVLTRDLSHAIDLAADEADGRPVFVMGGSLGGLLALTAAFEPHDSLAGIIAGAPALDASGATGFARRMLPLLGRLAPRLRLDPGLDLSGITRDSRALALYLDDPRLQLGKITPGLARAALDGIELVMRRADDLAVPLLLMHGLADRIVPPDGTIALHAIAGARDKTLRTYPEAFHHLLLDVRDETTRDVLAWLEARS
- a CDS encoding DUF3667 domain-containing protein — its product is MSARTRRARAWPFARRARAAEPARPPGETACRNCGAEAPGAWCPACGQETTLALPKAGVFMREAAGRYVAFDGTMWRTLALLATRPGHLTREYLTGRRARYVRPARLVLVLAIVLFAAIRITGDDRHVLIAVNPTSADSGANASPAAPAPRPRAGEPGRVDAPPAVANAPAIDVQGAPLTFEVGAARLEIDENLDFRIGGIDSPLARRIAGRFESFNRLDRDEKLRAVVAGMVRFGPYALVAMLPVFALLMQVLYLGRAQRYPGRPRRYAEHLVYGAHNHAFVALAATLGVVVDRGPASLLLSAWVVVYLVVSMHVVYGGRWAGVFVRSAVASIAYALVFLLATGVLLVAAVLFR
- a CDS encoding TrmJ/YjtD family RNA methyltransferase translates to MDDATVPTLDRLGVVLVATSHPGNIGASARAMHAMGLARLVLVAPARFPDPEATARATGATALLAGARVVDDLGAALDGVACAIGFTARPRAFAGAVLTAREAASLAIDSIRKGREAAFVFGTEMSGLSNGDLARCTAVATIPADPAFSSLNLAAAVQVAAYEARIAAFGDLAWRAPRFAPATSEAVEALAAHAERTFVAMRFLHPEMPRRLMPRLRRLFARSGLEREEVNILRGILARIDQLIGKAR